Genomic window (Bacteroidota bacterium):
AAATGGCTTAATGAAGACCTGTTTATTGAACCCTTTGATTTTCATCTGGGTATCGGACAGATCCTGGATACTGCCGGACAGATCACCGGATTCGTCCATAATGACTTTGAAGTGGTTCTTCCTGGTTCAGCCTTTACCTTACAATCAGGGGAAACGATTGATATTGATATAATTATGAACATCGAAAACTGGTTCCAGGATCCGAATTTATATGATCATAACATATGGGGCGGATATATCATGCAAAACCAGGAGGCAATGCATGTTGCTTGTGAGAATGGGTGGAATGTGTTTGAAGTGGGTTATGGGTTATGAGTTATGGGTTATGAGTTATGGGTTATGGGTTAGGGATTAGGGGTTAGGGGTTAGGGGTTGGGGGTTAGGGGTTGATGTTTAATTTTTTATTTTGGTTTAATGAGGTTAGATTCGGATAAAATATTAAAAATAGCTTCTCTTGCCGCGTTGGCGCTTGTGGTCGTTTTGTTTGGTTCTTGCTCCAAAGACAATGACCCTGAACCAATTCCGGCAGGATATAAACCCACTCCTTACACAATTGAGATTCCATTTGGTTTTCCGACCAAACTGAATATTCCTGAAGATAACCCTATGACGGTCGAAGGCATTGAGCTCGGGCGGTATTTATTTTACGACGGCAGGATATCCGGACGCACCCATCCCGATTCCCTGATGAGTTGTGCTACCTGCCATATCCAGGAAAACTCTTTTGAATGCGGGATAAACCATCCTGTTTACCAGGGAGGGTTTACTCATGGTATCACAGGCATCCCGACTCCGCATGTCATGTTACCCCTTGTCAACCTCATCTGGAACCATTCGGGATTTTTGTGGAACGGCAAGATCTATCCTGAAAATCCGGAAGCACATTTCCGTAACATTGAGGATCTTGTCTGGATGGGCATTGTGGCTCCCCACGAAATGAACAGCGATACAAACCGTGCGAAAGCACTGATACAGAGTACGCCGGGTTATCCCGAACTTTTTGAAAAGGCTTTCGGCACGCCTGTTGTGACAGTTGACAGAATGGGAAAAGCCATCGCTCAGTTTATCCGGACATTTATTTCAGCGAATTCCAAATTCGACAGATATATGCGGGGAGAGGTGCAGCTTACGGCTTCGGAACTGAGCGGATATGTGCTTTTTACCACCGAAGAAGGAGCGGATTGCTTCCATTGCCACGGCGCAGCAGGAAACCCTTTGTTTACAACGCATTTATATTATAACAACGGCAAGGATTCCATTTTCAACGACCCCCGCGACCGTTACGCTGTAACCGGGGACCCCAACGATAAAGGAGCGTACAAAGCAACCACACTACGAAACATCGAATTGACCGGACCGTATATGCATGACGGCAGGTTTGCCACTTTAGAAGATGTGGTGGAATTTTATTCTCACGGTCTGGTCTGGTCTCCCCAGATAGATCCGTTAATGCATCACATTGCTAATGGTGGAACTCAGCTTACTGCCCAGGAAAAAGCCAACCTCATTGCCTTCATTAAAACCCTTCGTGATGATGAATTTCTAAGCAATCCTGCTTTCTCGAAACCGGAAAAAATGCCCTGAAGTTGTCAATTCTGTATTCTGTATTGGCAATAGGATATACAATTGGAAATTTGCTATTTACAATGCATTGACA
Coding sequences:
- a CDS encoding cytochrome-c peroxidase produces the protein MRLDSDKILKIASLAALALVVVLFGSCSKDNDPEPIPAGYKPTPYTIEIPFGFPTKLNIPEDNPMTVEGIELGRYLFYDGRISGRTHPDSLMSCATCHIQENSFECGINHPVYQGGFTHGITGIPTPHVMLPLVNLIWNHSGFLWNGKIYPENPEAHFRNIEDLVWMGIVAPHEMNSDTNRAKALIQSTPGYPELFEKAFGTPVVTVDRMGKAIAQFIRTFISANSKFDRYMRGEVQLTASELSGYVLFTTEEGADCFHCHGAAGNPLFTTHLYYNNGKDSIFNDPRDRYAVTGDPNDKGAYKATTLRNIELTGPYMHDGRFATLEDVVEFYSHGLVWSPQIDPLMHHIANGGTQLTAQEKANLIAFIKTLRDDEFLSNPAFSKPEKMP